GCATTGTTAAACGCAAATAAGAATGAATTTTTGCGTCGTTTTGTGACTGTCGACGAAACTTGGATACATCACCATACACCAGAAAGCAAGGAACAGTCAAAGCAGTGGATTTCAACCGGAGAAACGGCGCCGAAAAAGGCAAAGATTGGTTTGTCGGCCAACAAGGTAATGGCAACGGTTTTCTGGGATGCCCGAGGCGTAATTCATGTGGATTATCTAGAAAAAGGCAGAACAATTAATGGAGAATACTATTCTAACCTTTTGGGACAGTTCGATTCagaactaaagaaaaaaaggccGCACATGGCGAAGAAAAAAGTTATGTTTCACCAGGACAACGCTCCGGCTCACAAGAGCGTTGTTGCCATGATGAAATTGTGTGAACTACACTATGAAATTCTTCCACATCCCCCCTATTCTCCAGATTTAGCACCTGTGACTATTATCTATTTCCAAACTTAAAGAAATGGCTTGGTGGAAAGAAATTTCAGTCGAATGAACAGGTGATCTGTGAAACAAACGCCTATTTTGAGGACCTGGACCAGTCATAttttatggaaggtataaaaaaattggagGACCGTTGGACTAAGTGCATACGTCTAAAAGGAGATTatgttgaaaaagaaaaaagaaaaataaaaaaaaagccgtGTTTTCTTTGGTAGGCCGACTATTTATCAGCCCACCCTCGTATTATAGCAATAACGCATTAAAGGGATACAAGACAAATAAGCCTGGTAATAAAAGTAggtgtattttgtgattatgGTACAGATgggcttaaaaataaaacaataaattattttgaaataatgtgAAATCATACCGTTGCAaacgtttgttttttttttttggttcttaaaaaatagtttactTCGGCTCCGTACTTAATATACCGGTCACGGTTCCGGTATTATTCCCTGGTTATCTATCATTATCAGGAACgggaaatatttgtaaatgatttttttatttgaaaaagtcATTAacttttagttattaatattctaatattcttattattatctaagcattttcaaaattatttactacCCTGAATTTAACAGAACTTTCCGACTTTTTATATCCCTTACTTAAAAGTAAATAGCCATGTGTTTTTGTCCGttcgtgtgagcgcctagatctcagagactataagagatagagcaaacaaatttggcacacagactcCAATTGCgatggagcaggtcaagtttctTCAAATTTTCGCCGCGCCTCTTTCCGCGcgcgcaaatcgcgaaaaaccactaCACCCACAGTTTGTAAGGTAATTCGGGTTTTAAGGCAATTAACGttgtcaataaatattatctattagcccactgaatcgcagcaagatcagaCAAATAGAACGgaagttatggcgatttaatgttttcaatgtaatacaaagtaatttctttgaagtacttttatatacattgaaatacgtaacgggtatcctaagGTCGGGGTCTCGACTATAGCTTTTCCGCCTAGTTGTATTGATGGCTAGCTTCAAGTCGCAAATGTACATTACACAAATTGCTCTCAGTTTCAAGATATTTCTGAAAAATACGTTACAAAAAACCGGTCAGGGCTTAAACTTTTCAGTAAATGGCAGTTGAAACTAGCATATTTTGGCGGGTAaagtacaataatttttatgcaaaaagaTCCAGTTTTGTGTTCATAATAAAGGGTCCTGCAATTAGGATGAACTTGGTTTGTAGATGCTGAGCTGACGACAAAGTCACAAAAACAATACCTAAGACACAAAGGGAAGTTCCCAGTTCTGGGACAGTTCTAGCAACCAATCAGAAGATCAGATGAATCGCGTTGAAATTCCagcacataataaataatcaaaacaaatacataacCCTTATAGAGATAAAACTACAACCACTCACTCACCCCTAAACTCGGGGTACCACACGCGATtggcataaaaataatttgtggcatacttttgtgcgcacagtaaaatccaaaaaaataaattattttggaaTTGAAGTTAAGTGTTTACCAATACCAAACATGCATACCGGACTGATAAATTCACATGGTTcttaatttatgtaataacAGAGTTTTAAGAATACATGCTTTTCTCGACATTAACCTGATTCTAATTGACATAgaaaacaatataaacaatatgCCAAAGcccaaaaacataaagtacAATGAGAACTTTAAGGCGAATCAACGCAAAAGGCGGCCAAAAGTTTAAACGTGCGAGAAAATGTAAGGAAAATGGTAGATAAGTgggcataaaatatttttaagaatgcTGCCTGACGTGAATCTCTTACAAATCGCCACCGAAATGTATGCTtcgaaaaatgcaaaatacgCGACTTTCAGTTAGGGGTTGCTTAAGGAGCCACGGGTTGTTTTAGGTTAGACATTTTTTGGCATTCCTCAAAAGCGCAAAGATGTTGTGCAGGCTTTCTTTGGGTTGGTTGCTCACTGTTTGGCCCTCTACCTCCGTTTACTTGCCATTGTGCAATTATTGAGGTAGGCAAAgattatctatttatttgtgGAACATTCCGTATTTGTCGTTTtccttatatatttttaaaagctacCCCTTTGGCCAACTGGCCTTCATTAACTTGACGTGCAAAGTTCAAAGATGACCGGTCAAGTAACCGGTTTGCATCTGGCCCAGCCTGTCTTCGACTGGACCTGAACCTGAATATAACTGAACCTCTATTTGGACAGCATCCTTTCTTACGACTGAATCAACTGGACCCAATGTTGATCAGTTGAGTTTGAACTTTCATTTCGGTCGCGTCGCGTTCGCAACTTttcttttggctttgtttGTTGTATTAAAATTCTCCGTTTGTTTTTTCGTTAATGTGGGAATTtctcttatattttaatattgttacaaaattaacatttgtttttattgcaattctgttgaacttttttgttgtactCATTTTCCCTTGACCTATTTCACTGAAAAAcccaaaattaaaagtaagtcAGAGTTATTATTATACTAAAGATAAAAGTGTTTACTGTGTTTCGTGAATAGTGTGTATAGTGTTATTTCATCTTTAATTTGACAGCACACCCCATGAGATCCCACAGAGCGAAGAAAAGATTTCTTTAGAGCAAAGccttttacaaattaaaatataatttcaaaatttaatcaatgcACTGTGTTCATCTCTTGGACTTTGTCGTGATCGAACATTTTCATTGAGCCTATTGTTTAGTTCTTTAACCACAGTTTCATTCACATCCTTATGGAGCAATCCAATGGCAATCGAAAGCATAGCTTCGATCAGGCTCAATCCACTGAGTCCACAAAAGCCTCTGTTGCGCTCGGCATGGCGGAGAGTTGCAGCAATAAGAGGAAACTCTTCGCCATTGACGAGCGCGAAGAGAGCTCTCCCGTAACCGTGAGTGAGTTAGAGCCTGAAGTGGAGGCAGCCTAcgatgcggatgtggatgaGCTGGAGCAACCCGTGGGTTGTCCGCCGCTAAGCAAATTGCCAAGCGAGCGTGAAATAATCTACGAGTTGTTCCAGCCCTGGGCACTAAAGACTTACGGCGATCAGGCAAAGACCAAGACAATAACACTGCGCAAGAAGGCACGCATTTTGAAAGCACTTGAGGGCAAGGAACACAGTCGTCCGGATAGTTCGAAGTTTCGATTTTGGGTGAAGACAAAGGGTAAGAAAAAGACGTTACAAAAAGTTTCCATCGAAgccaacttaaattttttacaggTTTTACTACCAAGCGACCTGATGGTTTTGAGGAGGCACCCGGTAGTCGACGGCGCCTCCAACCGCTGCCCACCACAGCTGTACTCTCTGATAACCCTGGCGCCGTCGATTTGTTTGCAGCATCCGCTAGCAAGGACTTTGGTCGTCGCATCTACCGCAAGGTAGCTTGCGTAGAAGAATTCTTTGATATCATCTACAACGTGCACATGGAATTGGGCGGACGCAGTTTAGTGCTTTGAAGAAGCACCTCGTTGCTGGTTGATAGcgttagattttaaaatttttgtataattgtaGATATAACctcttagctattttatttgtaatctttcttttcttctcaGATCACCGAAACCTATGCATTTCTGCCTCGTGAAGCTGTCACTCGTTTTCTAACTATTTGCCCGGAGTGCAAGAAGAACCTGAGACCCTCCTCGCCTACGGTTGGCTGCAAGGACTCTGAGTTGGCTGGCAATGAGAGCTCATCGGAAGTGGAAAATTATTTGAGCTATTCTTCGCATACGGAGAGCTCCCTGGAGACGGGTCCTACGGCCAAGCGACGTCGCCATTCGAGCGCTGATCTCAAAGCGTATACGCCATTGGCCGCTGGATCTGTTTCCAGCAGTGCCAGTGCCACCCAGCTGAATGCCATCGCAGCACCACCGTCAATCCCTACAACCATAGTTTCGACTGTGGCCCCGTCACACACTAAAGTCGATGTGGCTGCCGAAACGCAGGCGGTCAGCGTGCCCAAGATACGAGTTAAAGCCCAGTTGCAGCGTCCGCTTAGTCCGCCAGCGATTCCTGCCAAAATATTGGCTCCCTTACCTCCCAGTCCTCTACCCGATCCATCTCAGCTCCACAGCATTGACATGCAGCTGCTGAAGTCGCGGGATAATCTTGTCCGTTATTACGACTTCATGAGACGCTTCTATGCCGGTGGCTCAATGCTCAGCCAACCGGTTTTAGCACCGCCTCTATACGGCAGTAGTCTTTTACAGAGCCTCAGCTATCCAACCACCACCTCAACCACCACCAACAGCATAACGACAGCTAATAGCAATCAGCCACAATCTAAGGAAGTGTCTGTCTCAGCACCTCCCAGGGCAGCTTCTCCGCCGGCAGCTAATTCTAGTTCTCCACAGTTGAAGACTTCCCCTGACAGCTCGACTCGTGCGCGCTCTCCGATCGTTTCGATAGCCACGCCCTTTACACCACAGACACCACACACGCCCATTAATTTAACGAAAACTCCATTTTCCAGCTCCAGAAATGGACAACCCACATCGACCTCCACTCCAGTTACCGTCCCACCCCTTAAAATTGAGCTGCTCAGTCCACCCAAGCCGCTAACAAATCTACGGATTCCCCAACTATTGCTACGTGGCACGGCTCCAGTCGAGCAGCTTCCCATGCCGCTGCCGCCCTTGGACTTGGAACGACTGAAACCCATAACATCTACCTATTTGCAGCTGACACGCAGCATGGGTCTAAGCGATGAGGATGCCTTGCGGTTCGACAATCTGGTGAGTAAAGACTTTAAATATACTCTCTAAATCAATAAGAAAGGGGCATTTGTTTTACataatcaaaagaaaaaggTCATTTATCAGATAAACTTCTGGCTAAAGTTATTAAACCAGATCTAAAATAATCTTaagtataacttttatttatactacttattttattttttttattgtttgatctctcataaacatttttaacagTCATTAGCCACTGTGACAACCTTTACTAAATAACTTACCGAacgttttattattaataacatttattactAAATATAAGTTCTCCCCTTCCACGGGCTTTTATCTCCTCAATTAtgtattaagaaaattatcgtattaatataacttttctgtcataaacaataattgcaaataaatttttactcATATTacctatttttttcatattacataatatttgatacgtttttattaaatttttatgacatCAACCCATTTTAACAGTTACTAAAAACTAAGACGAATTGAATTACTAAAAAGAATTAGTCCCCACATGCAAAttcaatgcaaatatttatgcaaacaaattttcaatatttatgccattttatgtaatttatatagAATTTATCTCTTAAATTCTTGCCATTGTATAATTTTACGCGACGTTTATTAATTAGTTGGGCTCCCAAAACGGATATACCTATAATTAATACAAAGAAGACTAtcgtttttgttatttaacaatactaaaatgtttttcggATATCGACTATTTtattcagttcagttttgtttgtacttataaatattaaatgacaaTATACTTTTGCAgatgtacttaaaataatttatcccGATTTAAATACACATTTGAATACATCTATTTACTAAATcgattatatataaaatattaaatgatatatCTGCAATGGTATCAAATCTTTGGCCACCCGAAGTTATTTGTtgcaatatattaattatatttattaattaattatatttttaactatcTTTTTTGTTACtgcaatattaatttttgatcaacataattttttactaaTCTAGTTTCTCTTTTCTCTGACACGCTTGGCTTATAACTCTAACGCATCTATCGCAATGTAATCGAGAATGTATGTGAAAGAGCTACCTATGACATCCACAAAAACATCAAGttcaaatttttcaacaacaacatcaacgcTTTTCGGCCACATCAAAATCGTTCGCATTGCGCGACGCACAAAattatgcaatagttttattttttgtttaactgaaaattcaaattgaattttctataaatattttttgttaatgatTTTTGATCTCTTAAtgcttgaattattttttgcagtttATGTTTTCGCTTTAATAGTgctgtaaacattttttatgcaatatgtttgtattactatttttttttattaattttacttattttaaaattcatattatttgattttatttttttcttatatattctttttttctttgttattttcCAGCTCAGTTATTAGCGCAATTCAAAACATGTTGTAATAAATTAGTTGTATACAAAATTATGTGCTTTTTCTAAAGTTGTTTTTCCTTCGTAATTTCAACGTGGAAGAACGTGTAATAAATTAGAATgcctattaaaattatatgcgTAGCTTATTTATAGACTGCTTTGTAGTATCAGACCTTAAGGCTATAGTATCACAACCACGGTGagtatcaaaattattttattaataatttaagaaatgcgAGTAAATATATCGCATTTCACACACATATTTGCCCAAAatcagaattaaaaaaaaactgtcacaatatattttatacacgcttatgtgttattttaatatacaagtAGTTTCAATATCGAAGAATAACAACTGATGACCTGATTTCTTAtgcataaaaatgtatgtacttatatataaGTTAAACAGTGAAAATATCCATTAAACTTAACTATTAGTTCGTGAATAGTTATGAATGCTGCGTAACAGTTCTGTCGATGCCTCccaatatttctatatatatagttgaagAAGCATTTAGAAATACTCGATCAATTTGATTCTTAGGTTAGGAGTTAGGCAGGAATTACCGTAAGTCGCGTTCAGTTTaagatttgttttctttttgaaatatatctGTTTATATGACCGATATGAGAATCTTCAtttgcaacaacatttaaaatactcAAGTTGTACCTTTCAGTCAAAATTCTGTATATTTAGCTCGATCTGATTTTTTGATGTGGCAACCGTGAACAAGACTTACGTTCGGTTCGCGAACCGGCCTAGATACCCATGGTTTGTGTTCGCATCTTGTTCAacataattaaagaaaatatttttattgtttattatttattaaaaataatctaattttgataaaatttcaaattttttttgtagatttaaatgtgacttatttttatccgaagtctcaaatagttGGGTTATATTAGAAAGACATaacatttatgtaattattttatgttcgagccaaatcttttatttaagacaGTGGCTCGGGTCAGGTTGGGGCTCGCTTTGTTCATGATTCAATTCTGGCTGCTTAAAATCTAATCTAATGATTATAATATGTTCGTGACcgcatatttatttgtaacattattaaaactaaaactagaTGAAACCCAAATGTTATCGAATCACAAGTAAAATGTTtgcttctatttatttttcacatcGCAAGTGTATGAACGTACGAACATGACCCGTGGAAATGCTCATATGCatcatatgaaaaataatagtttagaCTTTTAGATTGGGGTAATCTTTAGGAAAAACCCGCACTGataagcttttatttaatttattcatattgtTCATAATGTTTTTACgtgtttttgaatttgtttgtttacaattCATGACAAAGACTCAATTTCAGAAATTATTTGGTTGGCAGTTCTGCCTGACCTTGCCCCTCGGCCTGTTCGTCACCTTTAACGGTACTCAGCACGAATTTAGCACTTAGCACCCGACCATCCTTATCGACAATTGTCTTGACCACTTCTCCGTTTTGGGCCAGAATATCGTCAGGCCTAAGATTCACCTGTGAGAGAAAATCTTCTATTGATTTGTCCCTTTGCTGTCCCGCAGCCTGCGATTCGTGTTGGCTCTCGACCGCTGGCTGTGTTTGGTGAGTCTGGGTCTGCGCCAATGGtcgtggtggtggtgttggcAAGGGGGCCTCTGGGGATCCAACTGCCCTGTTATCTAAATGAACCGTCGTCTTGATAATGCTTCCGTCGGGCATAACGCGGTTGCGTACAATATCTTCGCCCCTTGCTTGAGCATAGAGTATATCTTCATCAGTAATGCCCGCATTATTGAGCATAGCCCGCACAGGCGGCTCCAAATCAGCGGCCTTTGGTGGTGCAACGCCATTGAAGGTGCCTCTGTAGGTGGTCACTCTGGTGTTGGTGGGCAGTTCATTGGTATTTGTGTATGTGGGAAGGTCATTCACATTGAAAGTGGCAATTGTCTTGGGTGTTGTCTGACTTCCATCTGGGAAGTCGCCAAATGCGGGCAGGCGTGTGGTGGTGTGTATACCTAGACCAGCCACTGGTGTTGGCAGTGGTTGCTGAACAGTGGGTCGGGTTGGTAGTGGTAGTAGTAGTGGTGGCCTATTAAGCCAGCTGGGTAGCTGACCTTCAAATATGTTGGGCCTCTGCTGCCAGCTGGACGGTAGACTTCCAGCTTCACCTCCTGGTGTCCAATTGTTTGACACGGCTCCTTCGTATGTCTTTGTCGTGGTCGTCACAGTGCGTCCCTGATCATCTAGCTCTGTCTTCGTGGACACCTTAGGTGTTACTCCCGCTGGAATTTCAAAACTCGGCCAGTTGGAACCTAATGGTGTGCCTGTTGACCAGCTGCTGTACACAGGTGATCGATAGGTTTTGATTGTTGTCGTCACAGTCCGTCCCTGATTGTCCTGCTCCGTTTTGGTAGACGTTTGAGGAGTAACACCTGCTGGAAACTCAAAGCTTGGCCATCCGCGATTATTGTGGCCGGTGCCAAACTGCGGAGAGCCTTCTCCGAAGCTCGGCCAATTGCTCGCCAAGGGTGTTATTGTGAATGTGCGTCTATGACCAATTGAATTAGGCAGATACTCCCAGTCGGTCTGTGGACTTACTGGGCTGGGTGTGGTAGTAGTGACCTCCAACTTGGCTGCACTTTGGCCATCTTTGACAGTAGTAGCGATTATGTTTTGCCCATCGGGTGACAGCTCGTAGGTCGTCGTGCATAGCTGACCCACTGCGTCCGGCTTGCTGATAATCACCGGTTGCTTGGTACGCCACAGTTCCCCCAACACCGACGGCTCCATGCCCAGCTCCACGGCTTGCCTAGTAAGTGCCACACCAGGCCCGTTATCGTTGCTATTCGTCGCATTTCCAAGCTGCGATAAGACAACAAATGACGTCACTCAGTCTAATtacactaaacaaaaaacctGACCTACCTTCAGACCTAAAAGGCACAAGCCGATCAAGCTAAGCACATAATTCGCTCGTCTCATTGTGCACTCTCGGATTGTCTCAACTAAACTGAGCCCAGAGTTGATTGGGTATCACCTAAATAAGCTCCAGTTGTAGAATTATACAGTATTCGTCTGTCTgtacatactcgtacacaCGGTAAGAATAAAAAGCTAAAGGTTATCGCATCTATTTTCCATGACAGCATTTCAAGTCTAAgtctcaaataaaatttatgggaatacaaaatatatacggaaaatttatattaatttccgTATAAAACTACCCACAACTGAATTCTCCTTTTAACGTACTTACTGTCCTTAAAACTTCATttagttgataaaaaaaaaaggatagcGTCATattgttcttaattttcaGTATGCTGTTGacacatttaaattgctttacaGCCCATGCAAAAAATTTTCCATTAAGGCATATTTgagataaaaaacaaacatatattttgtatataaagaataaatatttatacaaattgcaggcttaaataaaaagtattgaCTGACCTGTCCAACATCGCAATAAAGCCAACTGTTAACAaagattttataaatgaaaaaattaaacatatatttatgtaaacaaACAGCAAATCAAATAGTCACACTCTGCAAGAAGATTTATTGATACTCttttctataataaatatctatTAATTAACTATGACTATGCATATATGATATTAGATGAAAATTGGAGATACAATTGTTTTTCCTTTGAAATGAGTAGTCTTAAGAGAAGaataaaattcaacaattttagtaaaaactagtcggaaaggctatagtcaagatcccgaccataggataccctctacttatttcaatatatagaAAAGTACTTAAGGAGAAAtaacttgtattactttgaaaacattaaatcttCATAACTGTCGTTCTACTTGTCAGATCTTGATctgattcagtgggataatatataatactaataaaaaacgtattattttaagaaatgtgGGTgcgggggcgtggcttaaacttaaaaacaaacttgatctgcgtgggctatatataaatctgtgtgccaaatttggttactctacttatagtctctgagatccttgtgttcatacagacggacggacggttTTTAGCGATTCacgggggcggaagggggcatgtcaaaaatttaaaacaaactttacctGCTTCAACGCCGCTTGGGAACTAGGTGTGAACATGTGGTTGCTCTaactcttatggtctctgagatctaggcgctcacacagacggacggacggacaaacggtcatggctatatcgactcggctgttgatggtgatcaagtataaatatactttatagggtcggagatgcctccttctccctgtaacttacattccaacgaacacaatataccctttaaaacttattttttaagtaacgggtataaaaataacttcCAAAACTAATAAGGGGCTTAGTATAAGATCGAGCCATGATCTACATGCTTTTGTCATTATcatctatattttaaaatgtattaattttcattaaaaacttttaacaaagctttttaaaatatttatataagtcctcagaaagagtataaaaattaaatgaaattaaattaaaatgggcTATTTCATGGATTCTTATTTCACAAACAAGAATATTACTTTATgcgacaataacaaaaatttatataacatatttttataatataaatgttcGAGAGATTGAATTAGACGAATGCTCATCACACACCcacaaaaaaagacaaaaaatggGATATTGAAGATGCTGTCT
This genomic stretch from Drosophila innubila isolate TH190305 chromosome 2L unlocalized genomic scaffold, UK_Dinn_1.0 5_B_2L, whole genome shotgun sequence harbors:
- the LOC117782629 gene encoding uncharacterized protein LOC117782629 isoform X2; amino-acid sequence: MRRANYVLSLIGLCLLGLKLGNATNSNDNGPGVALTRQAVELGMEPSVLGELWRTKQPVIISKPDAVGQLCTTTYELSPDGQNIIATTVKDGQSAAKLEVTTTTPSPVSPQTDWEYLPNSIGHRRTFTITPLASNWPSFGEGSPQFGTGHNNRGWPSFEFPAGVTPQTSTKTEQDNQGRTVTTTIKTYRSPVYSSWSTGTPLGSNWPSFEIPAGVTPKVSTKTELDDQGRTVTTTTKTYEGAVSNNWTPGGEAGSLPSSWQQRPNIFEGQLPSWLNRPPLLLPLPTRPTVQQPLPTPVAGLGQTTPKTIATFNVNDLPTYTNTNELPTNTRVTTYRGTFNGVAPPKAADLEPPVRAMLNNAGITDEDILYAQARGEDIVRNRVMPDGSIIKTTVHLDNRAVGSPEAPLPTPPPRPLAQTQTHQTQPAVESQHESQAAGQQRDKSIEDFLSQVNLRPDDILAQNGEVVKTIVDKDGRVLSAKFVLSTVKGDEQAEGQGQAELPTK
- the LOC117782629 gene encoding uncharacterized protein LOC117782629 isoform X1, with the translated sequence MRRANYVLSLIGLCLLGLKLGNATNSNDNGPGVALTRQAVELGMEPSVLGELWRTKQPVIISKPDAVGQLCTTTYELSPDGQNIIATTVKDGQSAAKLEVTTTTPSPVSPQTDWEYLPNSIGHRRTFTITPLASNWPSFGEGSPQFGTGHNNRGWPSFEFPAGVTPQTSTKTEQDNQGRTVTTTIKTYRSPVYSSWSTGTPLGSNWPSFEIPAGVTPKVSTKTELDDQGRTVTTTTKTYEGAVSNNWTPGGEAGSLPSSWQQRPNIFEGQLPSWLNRPPLLLPLPTRPTVQQPLPTPVAGLGIHTTTRLPAFGDFPDGSQTTPKTIATFNVNDLPTYTNTNELPTNTRVTTYRGTFNGVAPPKAADLEPPVRAMLNNAGITDEDILYAQARGEDIVRNRVMPDGSIIKTTVHLDNRAVGSPEAPLPTPPPRPLAQTQTHQTQPAVESQHESQAAGQQRDKSIEDFLSQVNLRPDDILAQNGEVVKTIVDKDGRVLSAKFVLSTVKGDEQAEGQGQAELPTK